In a single window of the Agrobacterium vitis genome:
- a CDS encoding diacylglycerol/lipid kinase family protein: MRVTVIRNPVAGGAHTWPATARALAEIFPGYSLVETVKGMTGPQVRAAVTPETDLVLVVGGDGTVGQAVDGLLTSLYPQTAFAFLPGGTGADFSRNFDWPATTERQLQAIAMATPRRIDVGLLQSRVGGGEAQTTHFINVASTGVSGEIVAAIEASRGPSRLPAFLRYRLMSLVRIARYRGAVLRISVDGRCVYDGAVLVAAVTNGRWFGAGVRAAPQALLDDGQLDLVFARHCGAIGNLKIFAAFANGSQANSSAIKTHRGQVIDIEPHGKIPMAEADGEVIRPGALRFSILPQALTVRLPPAAVPR; this comes from the coding sequence ATGAGGGTCACGGTCATTCGCAATCCTGTGGCGGGCGGTGCTCATACATGGCCTGCCACGGCCCGTGCCCTTGCGGAGATTTTTCCCGGCTATTCGCTGGTTGAAACTGTCAAGGGCATGACGGGTCCCCAGGTGCGCGCCGCTGTCACGCCGGAAACTGATCTGGTTCTGGTGGTGGGTGGCGATGGCACGGTTGGTCAGGCCGTGGATGGGCTGCTGACATCGCTTTATCCACAAACCGCCTTTGCGTTTCTGCCGGGTGGCACGGGCGCGGATTTTTCCCGCAATTTCGATTGGCCCGCGACCACCGAGCGCCAATTGCAGGCAATTGCCATGGCGACCCCGCGCCGCATCGATGTCGGGCTTTTGCAAAGCCGTGTGGGCGGTGGTGAGGCGCAGACCACGCATTTCATCAATGTCGCCAGTACTGGTGTCTCGGGCGAGATCGTCGCGGCGATCGAGGCAAGCCGTGGCCCCTCGCGGCTGCCGGCTTTTCTGCGCTACCGGCTGATGTCATTGGTGCGCATCGCCCGCTACAGGGGCGCGGTCCTGCGCATTTCGGTGGATGGAAGGTGCGTTTATGACGGCGCGGTTCTTGTGGCCGCCGTTACCAATGGCAGGTGGTTCGGTGCCGGTGTGCGCGCCGCGCCGCAGGCTTTGCTGGACGACGGCCAGCTCGATCTGGTCTTTGCGCGCCATTGCGGTGCCATTGGCAATCTGAAGATCTTTGCCGCTTTCGCTAATGGCAGTCAGGCGAATTCGTCCGCGATCAAGACCCATCGCGGCCAAGTGATCGACATCGAGCCGCATGGCAAGATCCCCATGGCCGAGGCCGATGGCGAAGTGATCAGGCCCGGCGCATTGCGCTTTAGCATTCTGCCGCAGGCGCTCACCGTCCGCCTCCCGCCCGCTGCAGTGCCTCGGTGA
- the thrC gene encoding threonine synthase yields MDFISTRGEAPALNFCDALLAGLARDGGLYLPREWPKMRKRDIRALRGKTYQEVAFAVLKPFVDGEIKDEALQAMIHDAYATFRHPAVAPLVQTGPNSYILELFHGTTLAFKDVAMQLLGRLMDHVLRERGQRATIVGATSGDTGGAAIDAFAGLDNIDMFILFPKGKVSPVQQRQMTTSKAGNVRAVAIEGNFDDCQDLVKAMFNHVAFRDKVQLSGVNSINWARIMAQVVYYFTAALSLGGPDRKISFTVPTGNFGDIFAGYVAREMGLPIDKLVIATNDNDILARTLKTGRYEMRGVMATSSPSMDIQISSNFERLLFEASDRNAGEIRSQMASLKQSGAFEIKPEALKTIRKLFRAGRATEKEVAKTIATTLAETGYLLDPHTACGVVVASKFEKPQSPMVTLATAHPAKFPAAVKSASGIDPALPTWLADLMDREERFDVLAGELDVVEAFISAHSRAGA; encoded by the coding sequence ATGGACTTTATTTCCACTCGCGGCGAGGCGCCCGCTCTCAATTTCTGCGATGCGCTTCTGGCAGGCCTCGCCCGTGACGGTGGCCTTTATCTGCCCCGCGAATGGCCGAAAATGCGCAAGCGCGACATCCGGGCGCTGCGTGGCAAGACCTACCAAGAGGTCGCGTTTGCGGTGCTGAAACCCTTCGTGGACGGCGAAATCAAGGATGAGGCGCTTCAGGCGATGATCCATGACGCCTATGCCACCTTCCGCCATCCTGCTGTCGCGCCTTTGGTGCAGACCGGGCCGAATTCCTATATTCTCGAACTGTTTCATGGCACGACGCTGGCCTTCAAAGATGTCGCCATGCAATTGCTTGGCCGGCTGATGGATCACGTTCTGCGCGAGCGCGGACAGCGCGCCACCATTGTCGGCGCCACCTCGGGCGACACGGGCGGCGCGGCTATCGATGCCTTTGCCGGGCTTGATAATATCGACATGTTCATCCTGTTTCCCAAGGGCAAGGTTTCGCCCGTGCAACAGCGGCAGATGACCACATCCAAGGCCGGGAATGTCCGGGCGGTGGCCATCGAGGGCAATTTCGACGATTGTCAAGATCTGGTCAAAGCCATGTTCAACCATGTTGCTTTTCGCGACAAGGTGCAGCTATCCGGCGTCAATTCGATCAACTGGGCGCGGATCATGGCCCAGGTTGTCTATTACTTTACCGCCGCCCTTTCTCTGGGGGGACCGGACCGCAAGATATCCTTCACAGTGCCAACAGGCAATTTCGGCGATATTTTCGCGGGCTATGTGGCGCGCGAAATGGGTCTGCCCATCGACAAGCTGGTGATTGCCACCAATGACAACGACATCCTGGCCCGCACGCTGAAAACCGGGCGCTACGAGATGCGCGGCGTGATGGCCACCAGCTCGCCATCAATGGATATCCAGATCTCCTCGAATTTCGAGCGCCTGCTATTTGAAGCCAGCGACCGCAATGCTGGCGAGATCCGTTCGCAGATGGCGTCCCTCAAGCAATCCGGCGCTTTCGAAATCAAGCCGGAGGCGCTGAAGACCATCCGAAAACTGTTCCGGGCCGGACGCGCCACGGAAAAGGAAGTGGCCAAGACCATTGCCACCACTTTGGCTGAAACCGGCTATCTGCTTGATCCCCATACGGCTTGCGGCGTGGTGGTCGCATCGAAATTCGAAAAGCCGCAAAGCCCGATGGTGACGCTGGCCACCGCCCATCCCGCCAAATTTCCGGCGGCGGTAAAATCGGCATCGGGTATTGACCCCGCGCTTCCGACGTGGCTTGCTGATCTGATGGATAGGGAGGAGCGTTTCGACGTCCTTGCCGGCGAGCTCGACGTGGTGGAGGCATTCATCTCCGCCCATTCGCGCGCTGGTGCTTAA
- a CDS encoding M16 family metallopeptidase has product MNVECTRLPSGLTVVTEKMPHLESVALGVWVKSGSRDETAEEHGIAHLLEHMAFKGTKRRSARQIAEEIENVGGELNAATSTETTSYYARVLKDDVPLAVDILADILTDSAFDDEELIREKHVILQEIGAAFDTPDDVVFDRFAETAFRDQTVGRGILGTPQTVDGFTSDQIRAYLARNYTTDRMFVVAAGAVDHESFVRQVEDRFSTLRTKPAVSPLITPARYTGGEVRESRDLMDTQLLLGFEGRAYHARDFYASQILANILGGGMSSRLFQEVREFRGLCYSVYAFHWGFSDTGIFGIHAATGGENLPELVPVIISELRKSAERIEQQEIDRSRTQIRAQLLMGQESPAARAGQIARQMMLYGRPISNPELMERLESITVDRLTDLAGRLFFDGGPPTLSAIGPLEQLAPMEEILSALSGSRETVLQAARG; this is encoded by the coding sequence ATGAATGTTGAGTGCACCCGCCTGCCTTCGGGGCTGACGGTCGTTACCGAAAAAATGCCGCATCTGGAAAGCGTCGCGCTGGGCGTCTGGGTCAAATCCGGTTCGCGCGATGAAACCGCCGAGGAACATGGCATTGCCCATCTTCTCGAACACATGGCTTTCAAGGGCACCAAACGGCGCAGCGCCCGCCAGATTGCCGAGGAAATCGAGAATGTCGGCGGCGAGCTGAATGCCGCGACATCGACCGAGACCACCTCCTATTACGCCCGGGTGCTGAAGGACGACGTGCCGCTGGCCGTCGATATCCTCGCCGACATTCTCACTGATTCGGCCTTCGATGACGAAGAGTTGATCCGTGAAAAGCATGTGATCCTGCAGGAAATCGGCGCGGCCTTCGATACGCCTGATGACGTTGTCTTCGACCGTTTCGCCGAAACCGCCTTTCGCGACCAGACGGTCGGGCGCGGCATTCTCGGCACGCCCCAAACGGTGGATGGCTTCACCAGCGATCAGATTCGCGCCTATCTCGCCCGCAACTATACCACTGACCGGATGTTCGTGGTGGCGGCTGGCGCCGTCGACCATGAAAGCTTCGTGCGCCAGGTGGAAGACCGCTTCAGCACGCTGCGCACCAAGCCCGCCGTCTCGCCGCTGATCACCCCTGCCCGCTATACAGGCGGCGAGGTGCGCGAAAGCCGTGACCTGATGGACACCCAGCTTTTGCTCGGTTTCGAAGGCCGTGCCTATCATGCGCGCGATTTCTACGCCTCGCAGATTCTGGCCAATATCCTCGGCGGCGGCATGTCCTCGCGGCTGTTTCAGGAAGTACGCGAGTTTCGCGGTCTCTGTTATTCGGTCTATGCCTTTCACTGGGGCTTTTCCGATACCGGCATTTTCGGCATTCATGCTGCGACCGGTGGCGAAAACCTGCCCGAACTGGTGCCTGTCATCATCAGCGAACTGCGCAAATCGGCAGAACGGATCGAGCAGCAGGAAATCGACCGGTCCCGCACCCAGATCCGGGCGCAATTGCTGATGGGTCAGGAAAGCCCTGCGGCACGCGCCGGACAGATCGCCCGGCAGATGATGCTCTATGGCCGGCCGATTTCCAATCCGGAACTGATGGAACGGCTGGAAAGCATTACCGTCGACCGGCTGACGGACCTTGCCGGACGGCTGTTCTTCGACGGCGGCCCGCCGACATTGTCAGCCATCGGCCCGCTCGAACAGTTGGCGCCAATGGAAGAAATCCTTTCGGCCCTGTCGGGATCGCGCGAAACGGTGCTGCAGGCCGCACGCGGCTGA
- a CDS encoding GNAT family N-acetyltransferase — protein MTRSVFGFLSRQPERPELRDGTRLLRLPRNGDYNQWYRLRSESRAFLQPWEPLWRPDELTESAFRSRVMRNAQEYACGLAVPFFLFRESDAVLMGGLTIGLIRRGVSQACMIGYWMGERFAGQGHMFAALQLAKPYIFKELELHRIEAACIPDNDKSIRLLERAGFEREGLLRGYLNINGQWRDHAIYSLLAEPGAVSGKKLYS, from the coding sequence ATGACGCGATCTGTGTTCGGGTTTCTGTCCCGCCAGCCGGAACGGCCTGAACTGCGTGACGGGACACGACTGCTGCGATTGCCGCGCAATGGCGATTATAATCAATGGTATAGGCTACGGTCTGAAAGCCGGGCTTTTCTCCAGCCCTGGGAACCGCTCTGGCGTCCGGACGAGCTGACCGAAAGCGCCTTTCGATCACGTGTCATGCGCAATGCCCAGGAATATGCCTGTGGATTGGCCGTGCCATTTTTTCTGTTTCGCGAAAGCGACGCTGTGCTGATGGGCGGGCTGACCATCGGCCTGATCCGGCGCGGTGTCTCGCAGGCCTGCATGATCGGATATTGGATGGGCGAACGTTTCGCCGGCCAAGGCCATATGTTTGCCGCACTTCAATTGGCAAAACCATATATCTTCAAGGAACTTGAGTTGCATCGTATCGAAGCCGCCTGTATTCCTGACAATGACAAAAGCATCCGGCTGCTGGAGCGGGCCGGTTTTGAACGGGAAGGTCTGTTGCGCGGATATTTGAACATCAACGGACAGTGGAGAGATCACGCGATCTACTCGCTTCTGGCGGAACCTGGTGCCGTTTCCGGCAAAAAACTCTATTCATGA
- a CDS encoding EAL domain-containing protein, whose protein sequence is MNIFRYSSEASSQRFFEQKQALSNPGLLRLAAGFLVVLLALTGFGAGISHAAEPVKISRDDTALDLTATTEIHLNQGEAFQVSTAAGADGIRRRIEVRATSAQHQGDWAVFALANVSDEQLERVIVAPHYRLVNSKVFWPDLGSQRIISITPSEGFSLDRVPSDDADVFRITLNPGAVVTFVAELATPNLPQIYLWEPDAYKDTINSFTLYRGIVLGISGLLAVFLTILFVVRGTSMLPAAASLAWAVLAYICVDFGFLGKLISITTHSEQIWRAGAEVGLASGFVIFLFTYLNLNRWHVNLGYTTFAWILGLVLLFGVAIYDPSIAAGIARLSFALTATAGIALIVYLGLNRYDRAILLVPTWTLIIVWLIAGWMTVTGRLSNDIIQPAHGGALVLIVLLIGFTVMQHAFAGGGYNQGLFSDLERQSLALTGAGDIVWDWDVARDRVVTIPDISTRLGLSHGALHGAARNWIPSLHPDDRDRFRATLDVLLEHKRGRLNHEFRIRADDGHFHWLHIRARPVLGANGEIIRCIGTIADVTEQKNTVDRLLQDAINDNLTGLPNREVFLDRLQTFLTVTATADTVRPTVMIVDIDNFGRVNDMLGISAGDNILIALTRRLRRLLKPQDTLARLSGDQFGLILISERDPAKVADFADAMSKAIMVPINFANREINLTASIGLVSWVDQQESAAGLLSDAELAMYRAKRGGGNKVEPFRPAFRGSVSEKLQLETELARAVERGELTMVYQPIVRLDDEELAGFEALMRWEHPKRGTISPSEFIPLAESCDLIMPLGMFALERAATDLVEWEKQTGEMPIFVSVNLSSAQLINNTLYTDIRSLLSRINCNPARLKLELTESVVVENPEQARLVLEKLKDIGLSLALDDFGTGYSSLSYLTRFPFDTLKLDRELVTDTSERRNILLRSVIGMAKDMGMDVVAEGIASEDDGDELAQMGCHYGQSFLYGAPIGPEAVMRLLKDQQQRAKRA, encoded by the coding sequence ATGAATATATTCAGATACTCATCCGAGGCCAGTTCCCAGCGGTTTTTTGAGCAGAAACAGGCCTTATCCAATCCAGGCCTGTTGCGGCTTGCCGCTGGCTTCCTGGTGGTGCTCCTGGCGCTGACGGGGTTTGGAGCGGGCATCAGCCATGCCGCCGAACCGGTGAAGATTTCACGCGACGATACCGCGCTCGACCTGACCGCCACGACGGAAATCCATCTCAATCAGGGCGAGGCGTTTCAGGTTTCCACCGCCGCTGGCGCCGATGGTATCCGCCGCCGCATCGAAGTGCGCGCCACCTCAGCGCAGCACCAGGGAGATTGGGCGGTGTTTGCGCTCGCCAATGTGTCCGACGAGCAGCTGGAGCGGGTGATCGTCGCGCCGCATTATCGTCTCGTCAATTCCAAGGTGTTCTGGCCGGATCTCGGCTCGCAACGGATCATTTCCATTACGCCCAGCGAAGGATTTTCGCTGGATCGGGTGCCGAGCGACGATGCCGACGTGTTTCGCATCACCCTCAATCCGGGTGCGGTGGTGACGTTCGTGGCCGAACTGGCAACGCCGAACCTGCCGCAGATCTATCTGTGGGAGCCGGATGCCTATAAGGATACGATCAACTCGTTCACGCTCTATCGCGGCATCGTGCTGGGCATTTCCGGCCTGCTGGCGGTGTTCCTGACCATTCTGTTCGTGGTGCGCGGCACATCCATGCTGCCCGCCGCCGCCTCGCTGGCCTGGGCGGTTCTCGCCTATATCTGCGTCGATTTCGGCTTTCTTGGCAAGCTGATCAGTATCACCACCCATAGCGAGCAGATCTGGCGAGCCGGGGCCGAAGTGGGCCTGGCCTCCGGCTTCGTGATCTTTCTCTTTACCTATCTCAACCTCAATCGCTGGCATGTGAACCTGGGCTACACGACCTTTGCCTGGATCTTGGGCCTGGTGCTGCTGTTTGGCGTGGCAATCTACGATCCGTCGATTGCCGCTGGCATTGCCCGCCTGTCCTTTGCGCTGACGGCCACCGCGGGCATCGCGCTGATCGTCTATCTCGGCTTAAACCGCTATGACCGCGCCATCCTGCTGGTGCCAACCTGGACGCTGATCATCGTCTGGCTGATTGCCGGCTGGATGACGGTGACGGGGCGGCTGTCGAACGACATCATCCAGCCTGCCCATGGCGGCGCGCTGGTGCTGATCGTGCTGCTGATCGGCTTTACCGTCATGCAGCACGCCTTTGCTGGCGGCGGCTATAACCAGGGGCTGTTTTCCGATCTGGAGCGGCAATCGCTGGCGCTGACCGGGGCTGGCGACATCGTCTGGGACTGGGATGTGGCCCGCGACCGGGTGGTGACCATTCCCGATATTTCCACCCGGCTCGGCCTGAGCCACGGCGCGCTGCACGGGGCTGCCCGCAACTGGATCCCCAGCCTGCATCCCGATGACCGCGACCGGTTTCGTGCCACGCTGGATGTGCTTCTGGAGCACAAGCGCGGGCGGCTGAACCACGAATTCCGCATCCGCGCCGATGACGGGCATTTCCACTGGCTGCATATCCGCGCCCGGCCGGTATTGGGAGCCAACGGCGAAATCATCCGCTGCATCGGCACGATTGCCGATGTCACCGAACAGAAAAACACCGTCGACCGGCTGTTGCAGGATGCGATCAACGACAATCTCACCGGCTTGCCGAACCGGGAAGTGTTTCTGGACCGTTTGCAGACGTTTTTGACCGTGACCGCCACCGCCGATACGGTGCGCCCGACGGTGATGATCGTCGACATCGACAATTTCGGTCGGGTCAACGACATGCTCGGGATTTCCGCCGGAGACAATATTCTGATCGCGCTGACCCGGCGGCTGCGGCGGCTGTTGAAGCCGCAGGATACGCTGGCCCGGCTGTCGGGTGACCAGTTCGGCCTGATCCTGATTTCGGAGCGCGATCCGGCCAAGGTCGCCGATTTCGCCGATGCGATGAGCAAGGCGATCATGGTGCCGATCAATTTCGCCAATCGCGAGATCAACCTGACCGCCTCCATCGGCCTGGTCTCCTGGGTGGACCAGCAGGAAAGCGCTGCCGGGCTGCTATCGGATGCCGAGCTTGCCATGTACCGCGCCAAGCGCGGCGGCGGCAACAAAGTGGAGCCGTTCCGCCCGGCCTTCCGGGGCAGTGTCTCGGAAAAGCTGCAATTGGAAACCGAACTTGCCCGCGCTGTCGAGCGGGGCGAGTTGACCATGGTTTATCAGCCGATCGTGCGGCTGGACGACGAGGAACTGGCCGGTTTCGAAGCGCTGATGCGCTGGGAACATCCCAAGCGCGGCACGATCTCGCCTTCCGAATTCATACCCCTGGCGGAAAGCTGCGACCTGATCATGCCGCTTGGCATGTTCGCGCTGGAGCGGGCGGCAACGGATCTGGTCGAATGGGAAAAACAGACGGGCGAAATGCCGATTTTCGTCTCCGTCAACCTGTCCAGCGCCCAGTTGATCAACAACACGCTCTACACCGATATCCGCAGCCTGCTGTCGCGGATCAATTGCAATCCGGCCCGGCTGAAACTGGAGCTGACCGAATCCGTCGTGGTCGAAAATCCCGAACAGGCACGGCTGGTGCTGGAAAAGCTGAAGGATATCGGGCTCAGTCTTGCTCTGGACGATTTCGGCACCGGCTATTCCTCGCTGTCCTATCTGACCCGCTTTCCCTTCGATACGCTGAAACTCGACCGGGAACTGGTGACCGATACCAGCGAGCGGCGCAATATCCTGCTGCGCTCGGTGATCGGAATGGCCAAGGACATGGGCATGGATGTCGTGGCGGAAGGCATAGCCAGCGAGGATGACGGTGACGAACTGGCCCAAATGGGCTGCCATTACGGCCAGAGCTTCCTCTACGGCGCCCCGATCGGCCCGGAAGCGGTCATGCGTCTTTTGAAAGACCAGCAACAGCGGGCAAAGCGGGCTTGA
- a CDS encoding ArsR/SmtB family transcription factor → MLAEIAALMGDPARANMLIALMGGQALTAGELALHGGVSAQTASGHLARMVEGRLLSVEKQGRHRYYRLAGRVVAAAMETLMSLAADGPRRLHPVGPKDLALRSARSCYDHIAGRLGVALADGLQTKAYIELGEEAVTLTPPGQQFFCDFGIDLSPATPRGRPFCRTCLDWSERRPHLAGRLGAALLDRMLDLGWVARQPQGRALRITQAGQQGFRAQFGVTEDWMA, encoded by the coding sequence ATGCTGGCTGAAATTGCCGCCCTGATGGGCGATCCGGCCCGCGCCAATATGCTGATCGCCCTGATGGGCGGGCAGGCGTTGACTGCGGGTGAGCTGGCGCTGCATGGCGGCGTCAGCGCCCAGACCGCCAGCGGGCATCTGGCCAGGATGGTCGAGGGCCGTCTGCTGTCGGTCGAAAAACAGGGCCGCCACCGCTATTACCGTTTGGCTGGGCGCGTTGTTGCCGCGGCCATGGAAACGCTGATGTCGCTTGCCGCCGATGGGCCACGGCGCCTGCATCCGGTCGGCCCGAAGGACTTGGCGCTACGCTCGGCGCGCAGCTGCTACGATCACATCGCCGGTCGTCTTGGCGTGGCGCTGGCCGATGGCTTGCAGACCAAGGCCTATATCGAACTGGGGGAGGAGGCGGTGACGCTGACACCGCCCGGGCAGCAGTTTTTCTGCGATTTCGGCATCGACCTTTCTCCGGCTACACCACGCGGACGGCCGTTCTGCCGCACCTGCCTTGACTGGAGCGAGCGGCGCCCGCATCTGGCCGGACGGCTGGGCGCGGCCTTGCTGGATAGAATGCTGGACCTGGGCTGGGTGGCACGCCAGCCGCAGGGCAGGGCGCTGCGGATCACGCAGGCGGGACAGCAGGGCTTTCGGGCGCAATTCGGGGTTACGGAAGACTGGATGGCGTGA
- a CDS encoding DMT family transporter: MEKPVLLKELALLLALATVWGAAYSFIRIGVETIPPITLIAARTLLAGGLLLAILRMRGMTLPRDSATWRRFFIQSCLNSALPFTLIAWAELHVEAGLAVILNALTPIFTFLITVTFTRHEHVGLRKLLGVLLGISGTCLIVGFNAFHSAGTDLVAQCAVILASACYAMAAIFGRNFKGLDPMMPAAGSLLCGAAMLIPLSLVVDKPWTLAVSASSLAALLALAVFSTALAFVIYFRLVHTLGSVATTSQAYLRVPIGVGIGAIFLGERYSPTVLAGLVLVVAGVIVMTLPASLSLPRIFRPLRRKPQQP, from the coding sequence ATGGAAAAACCGGTCCTTTTGAAAGAACTTGCCCTGCTTTTGGCTTTGGCGACCGTGTGGGGCGCTGCCTATAGTTTCATCCGCATCGGGGTGGAGACCATTCCCCCGATCACCCTGATTGCCGCCCGCACCCTGCTGGCCGGTGGGTTGTTGCTTGCCATTTTGCGGATGCGCGGCATGACACTGCCCCGCGACAGCGCCACCTGGCGGCGGTTCTTCATCCAGTCCTGCCTCAACAGCGCCCTGCCCTTCACCCTGATTGCCTGGGCGGAACTGCATGTCGAGGCCGGGCTTGCCGTGATCCTCAATGCTCTGACGCCGATCTTCACCTTCCTGATCACCGTCACTTTCACCCGGCATGAACATGTCGGCCTGCGCAAGCTGCTTGGCGTTCTGCTGGGGATTTCCGGCACATGCCTGATCGTCGGCTTCAACGCCTTTCATTCCGCCGGAACCGATCTCGTCGCGCAATGCGCCGTCATCCTGGCATCGGCCTGCTATGCGATGGCCGCGATTTTCGGACGGAATTTTAAGGGACTTGACCCGATGATGCCCGCCGCCGGCTCGTTGTTGTGCGGAGCGGCCATGCTCATTCCGCTCAGTCTGGTCGTGGACAAGCCCTGGACGCTGGCCGTCTCCGCCTCTTCGCTGGCAGCATTGCTGGCGCTCGCGGTGTTTTCCACCGCGCTGGCTTTTGTGATCTATTTCCGGCTTGTCCACACGCTGGGCTCGGTTGCCACCACATCCCAGGCCTATCTGCGGGTGCCGATCGGGGTTGGCATCGGGGCGATTTTTCTGGGAGAGCGCTATAGCCCGACCGTGCTCGCCGGTCTCGTCCTGGTCGTGGCAGGGGTCATCGTCATGACCCTGCCCGCTTCGCTCAGTCTGCCCCGCATCTTTCGTCCGTTGCGCCGAAAACCTCAACAGCCCTGA
- a CDS encoding YqgE/AlgH family protein, with amino-acid sequence MAFSTLKSDRERGFLDGHFLIAMPGMADGNFTRSVVYVCAHTTAGAMGFIINRTQPVKFADILLHLDLIDQNDAIMLPDHARNFPIQCGGPVETGRGFVLHSDDYLSDSSIPVSDDISLTATLDIVRAISDGRGPARATMLLGYAGWGPGQLEAEIANNGWLNCPASEDLIFDPVLDNKYDRALALIGISPATLSAEAGHA; translated from the coding sequence ATGGCTTTTTCCACTTTGAAGTCCGATCGTGAACGTGGGTTTCTCGACGGCCATTTCCTGATCGCCATGCCCGGCATGGCGGACGGCAATTTTACCCGCAGTGTCGTCTATGTCTGCGCCCATACGACGGCTGGCGCCATGGGCTTCATTATCAACCGCACCCAGCCGGTCAAATTCGCCGATATCCTGCTGCATCTCGACCTGATCGATCAGAACGATGCGATCATGCTGCCGGACCATGCCCGCAACTTCCCCATTCAATGCGGTGGCCCGGTGGAAACCGGTCGTGGCTTTGTGCTGCATTCCGACGATTACCTCAGCGACAGCAGCATTCCGGTCAGCGACGATATTTCCCTGACCGCGACGCTCGACATCGTCCGCGCCATTTCCGATGGGCGCGGCCCGGCGCGCGCCACCATGCTGCTTGGCTATGCCGGTTGGGGACCGGGGCAGTTGGAAGCGGAGATCGCCAACAATGGCTGGCTGAATTGCCCGGCCTCAGAAGACCTGATCTTCGATCCGGTCCTCGACAACAAATATGACCGGGCGCTCGCCCTGATCGGCATCAGCCCCGCCACCCTGTCGGCAGAGGCTGGCCACGCCTGA
- a CDS encoding protein-disulfide reductase DsbD domain-containing protein, with the protein MILPLFSNRPVFPALPGLLFAGLLALIPLGDACAATSAWATSDGGRMRLIVLPPAPDGTRQAGLQIEPNDGWFTYWREPGDSGIPPQLTAAPEAKVTPSPLSFPVPKRMDIGSVRDVGYDHAVVFPFTLKSSGEDWQSPLKLTAFIGMCRNICIPFQADLSIDLSHEETTDVGEVKLIDKAKSKLPAAAAEDFYVSDFEMAHDLSSLDVSLVLPDGSKDEPRILVTGPEGYLFTEYKAVQSKGNSRTLRIALPKLPRNYSVSGKTWHILVAAGNKRAMEAPLAFGTGRPIVQP; encoded by the coding sequence ATGATCCTTCCTTTGTTTTCCAATCGTCCGGTTTTTCCTGCGCTGCCCGGCCTGCTCTTTGCGGGTCTCCTGGCCCTGATACCCCTTGGCGATGCCTGCGCCGCCACCTCCGCCTGGGCCACCAGCGACGGCGGCCGGATGCGGTTGATCGTGCTGCCACCGGCTCCGGATGGAACCCGGCAGGCGGGCCTGCAGATTGAGCCGAACGACGGCTGGTTTACCTATTGGCGCGAGCCCGGCGACAGCGGCATTCCACCACAACTGACCGCCGCGCCGGAGGCGAAGGTCACACCCTCGCCGCTGAGCTTTCCGGTGCCCAAGCGCATGGATATCGGCAGCGTACGCGATGTCGGCTATGACCATGCCGTGGTGTTTCCCTTCACCCTGAAAAGCAGCGGTGAGGATTGGCAGAGCCCGCTCAAGCTGACGGCCTTCATCGGCATGTGCCGCAATATCTGCATTCCGTTTCAAGCCGATCTCAGCATCGATCTCAGCCACGAGGAAACCACCGATGTCGGCGAGGTTAAGCTGATCGACAAGGCCAAATCCAAATTGCCTGCGGCGGCTGCGGAGGATTTTTACGTCTCCGACTTCGAAATGGCCCATGATCTCTCCAGCCTCGACGTGTCGCTGGTCCTGCCCGATGGCTCCAAGGACGAGCCGCGCATTCTGGTGACCGGGCCGGAAGGCTATCTGTTTACTGAATACAAGGCGGTGCAAAGCAAAGGCAATAGCCGCACGCTCCGCATCGCTCTGCCCAAACTTCCGCGCAATTATTCGGTGAGCGGCAAGACCTGGCACATTCTGGTGGCAGCCGGCAACAAGCGCGCCATGGAAGCCCCGCTTGCCTTCGGAACCGGCCGCCCTATAGTGCAGCCCTGA